In the Primulina eburnea isolate SZY01 chromosome 15, ASM2296580v1, whole genome shotgun sequence genome, AAACGTTTTTTATCTTTAatgtaattgtaattatcttaaaccaataaatagataaaataatatataaatatgataaatttaagtatgatacattaattctcatatttataaaaatataaaaatctcaaaattaaaatctttatttatttttgctaCTAGATCATATTAATAAAtgctaaatatttgtcaaatcattatcagacatgcttaatcataattaaaataaacatttaaattataaacataatttatttttttaaaataaaaagacatactttcaaaataaaaaaatttaaaaataaatagatgtgATTAATTGTGCTTAAGCACACTTTTCCGATTTTCTCCGAAGCGGGACGTTTTTCTCGAGTTTCAAGCTTAAGTGCGCTTAAGCGGGCTTTTTAGAACACTAATAAAACAAAAGAACAAAATAAGGAGAAAAACTTTACTGAAATGTTAATTTGTTATTAATGATTAGGTGAACCCATATATTATGATTTAATTTCTGGAGGAATTAGGAAGCTGTGTCCCTCCAAGAAAGTGCATGACAAGGGAAAGTGCCCTAGCTGGTTGGTAACTTGGTACTTGGTGTCCTGCCCCTCTTACGGTAGCAAATGTTAGGTCGCCTTCATACACTTCTGTATATCCTCCAACCTATTTAaccaaaattaaatttaataatataaaataaaaataaatgtaaagattaataaaatattttctccgCATGATAATTTCATTCATCGTtactgtaaaaaaaaattatttataaagtacAGATTACTAAAAAACATTGTGATCGTTTTTTTCAAGTTTAAGAAGTTTTGTTATAATTGAGCATAAAACCAGATAtattgtccaaaaatttgaacttttAGTGTCTGATGATGAGTTATAAGTCATCGACGACTAATAGATACTCGTAGTATTTATGTTCAATCTTTTCTTGAGTTACCATCGGAACCATTCATTTTCTCCTATATACAACCATTGAAACATACAAATTTGACATCAAAGTGCTCATGAATTTGCGACGACATCTCAGGTTTGAGACTCAGCTGTTTTTAAATTGGGTTTTGGAGTttagatttaaatttttttccgcTATAATTATCCGAAGTTATTAAAAGAATCCGatatttcaataattattttttcgaaattcgatttatttaaaaacatttatatagatgttaattaaatatttaaaatgtgcaAATGAGCTAACCTCTCCAGCCAGATACCAAGGGTGCCACCGAGTTTTGACCGTGAGTTTCATCTGCTTCATAGAATTTAATGTTGAAGTCACCGGTATCCTTCCATCTATATCCCCACTGTATTTTACATCAAACAATATTAATTtggattatatatttttttccattAAAAAAAGTTTACTTTTAAAAGAAATACATTTTTCCAGAACAATAATGCTTGGAATTGGTTGGAgaaaaagtattttaaaatgcAGAAATCAATAAACCAGCCATttccaaaatacaaaatattgaTCATAAGGAGAAatttccaaaaaaataaaaataaaaaaaatcagctTGTAAAGTGACCTAGATAGGATTTTAATCCTCTAGTAAGTCAAAATTTGTCGTTTGCTTACAACGTGTGTGTCTCGGTTTCTAGTATTTTGATCGTTAATAGCGTACCTAAATATCCAAACTCGAAGTCCTTTCGATTTAAACTCCTCAAGAAGAGGAATGATCGTCGAAGGGCTGTCTAGCCATTTCTTGAGGACGTCGCTGCAATTTAAATTCCGATTAATAACGAAATTATAAATATACGTATGTCCTACGACTAATAATAATATTCAAAtaatgtaaaaataaaaattattatgggagattaatgaaaaaataatttACCTGCATGCTTCCCAGTCATAATTAAGTTTTGTAACATTGGCATGGAGAGCCTGCTGAACCTCAGGAGAATTAAGGTATGCATGAACGTAATTGTTACTGCATGGATCAAAGACCATTCCCTGCATAATatataatcatttttaatttgtAAGAATTTCATAATTctctataaaatataaaataaaaactataaTGGGAAAAATCTatggaattaaaaaaaaattgctttaaagtaataaaaattgaattttaaTGAATGTTAATTAAGTACTATACCGATGTTTTCTTAGGCTTTTGGGTGATGCTTGAGTTAGCGCATAAGGGAGCATAAATGTTGTAAATATCAATGTTGCCGACGTTTTCCCCTGCTTCTTCGACTGCCTGGCTGCAATTTTTCGATTCGTCGGAGGAGTTTGGGGAAAAATCACAATACTTCATGACGTTGTTAAAAGTTTGATCCGACATTAGTGCGTGGCTCGCAAAAAATTCATACAGCCCTTTCTCGTCGGTCTCTTCGTTGATCACAGCATTTCCAATCTGTAGTTATCCAAGAAAAATATGAACATCATGTTGCATTCAATGGTGGATCGAGTTACATTTAGTATAGGGTCCCTGAGGTTGATCCAGAAAATAGCAGATGTTATTTTCCCTTTAATTTTAAGAGAAAATATCTTATTACTAActagaaatataatttttgaagCTCTTCAAAAATTATAGGAATAATTCATATATCTCTAAGTCATGACTACATCTATTTTATAATAGTTTatcttttaaattttctttgggagaaaaaaaaaattcaaaattgttCCCTAAAGTGGGCTAGATAAGGTTTTGATCTTCTAACATATTAAATTTTGGTCTTGGTGCAATAAAATGTCATTTTGCTCATATACTCTTATTTTTGTTGAGGCCATCAGGATATTGCGGAAATGCATATCTATCCCACGTCAATATTTCGGAAAAAAATCAATCTAAAGTATGCAggaaaagaaaaacaaagtttTGGCCCTTTTTCTATTAAATGGGGTTTGAGTTTTTTCGCTATCACACAGAGTCGAATCCAATATGAAAGATGTTTATGTTGTTGCACGTTTGCGGCTCGCATTTTTGGCCTATTAGAAGACCAAATATGTGATGTATGGAATGCAATGGACCAAATATCTAAGGGCATGACTTTAGGCATGAGAGCATGCAAATAAGCACTAAGTTCCTCCACACTAAGTGGCAAATTAGATGGGGTACCAGCCAACAACCCAACCATAAAAAGATGTCTACCAGTCTATGTATgtgcaaaaagaaaaattgtgtTTTGTCACACATAGCCAACTTTTTTAttacaataaaatatattaataaaaaaaaccaaacaaatttaaaaaaaatatatatatttcgatACGATAACCTCGTAATAACATAAATTGGTCTATATGGAATTTTTGAATTATTAATCCAATTTATTGTACTAAGATTGAAATTGACTAATTGGATGACCAAAATTTATATTGTACAACATAATCAAATTATAGTGAGGTGTGACGGATCGAGCTGGTCCCAACGAGAATATATCAATACTGATGTTttgactaaattttattttttagtaaaacaaataataaaaaaaaaatgttttgctgtcccaaaaaatatatattttaattgaatAGATTAAAAGATGCCAAAACTTACCATTATTCCTTTGAGATTAATAATATTCTTGTTTGCCTTGTGATTATGATAGAGAATGGTATGTGCCAGCTGAGGTACGTAGTGTCCGGCATAACTCTCCCCGGCGATATAGAAATCCCGGTTTTTGTACTCCGGAAATCTTTCGAGCCAATTCAATAAGAATGCATAATTATCAGAAGCCGTCTTACTATCTCCTCCTGTCACGATATCTTCTGTCGTGTTTGAGTATGAGAAGCCAACGCCAGCCGGAGATTCCAAAAATAACACATTTGCAGctttaaaaaaacaaacaaaaaaaataatcaaaattaatattcaaaaataaattattttttttgggtTTAAAATGAGACTGTATAAATTAAAGTACCATAATTCCATGCAAATTTATTTTTGTAGAGTGTTTTGCCATCGCTTAGAACTCTAAATGGTCCTAGCTCTTGCATTGCTCCATAGGCAAGAGAGGAGCAGCCGGGCCCTGTAACACAATAAATTCGAAATCTTTAAAGTTATTACctaataattgattaattaattaattctgacaggtaattattattaaagtaattattattttctaaggaattaaaaaatataaattcatcATAATCCCACGTGACGCGacgaatattttaattttaacatGTGTGTATCATTAATTTCATCGGATAcaatttcaagtattaattattaaatattatttggaatcccaatttaaaaaatcatttatttcataaatttatAGGAAAATATTGCTTATTTCTAGCTGGATGGAAATATAAtaagatttaattattaaaaacaaaGAGGTTgttacaaaatacgacatgcataacattaaattataatataacaAGACTAAGCCAATAATAAGAGCCAAAGAATGGGTTTTAATTCCAAGAAAACTGCAAGACTAATAAACATGTCTCGTTAATGTGtacatttcttatccaaataatAGGAAATAACATGCACAAAATGAAACCAACTATATATATACAGATCtattatgagacggtctcacggatctttattcgtgagatgAGTCACCACgtttatatttacaataaaaaataatatttttttatgagtgacccaaataGAATATATGGTTCACAAAATTTACTCATTTGATCGTCTCACGAAAATTTTTATGTACATCTAGACGACACATCAAAACAATGTTATTTTATATcacatttgaatttaaaataaagtgtTATAATATCATATTGTAATGTAGTCAAAAAGTTTTTGAACTTCTGGTGGGATATTTCCATGGAAACCAAACATTATACCATCTGAAAGAAAAAATCCATGTGAATTCCACATAAACTAAAATGTAGAAAAACAAACAACCTAAATCTCACCTAACACAACTAAAAATTTCACTCAAAAAATTAGAACATatcttttttaaataaataaaaaaacaaaaaacaaatacCTCCATTGAGCCAGAGAAGGAGAGGCAATGGCTTATCCGAATTCTGAGCTTCTGCAAAGTAATAGAAGAAAGCTCGACCGGCAGTTCGATTCACGGTCACATATCCGCCGTATTGCTTGAATGTAACATGTGGCTGTCCGGGCAATCTCTCGATCCTATCACTTTCTTTCATCCCTTCTTGTGAGTAAACTACCGCTTCACGAAAATGGCGGCTCGCGTTGAAAAGGCTTCTGTCTATGCTTGGATTTTTCCTCATAATAAGCCTGTTGGCTGTCGAAAGAGATTCGGTTGGCTTCTTCTGTAGGAGTAGAGTGAAGAAAAGAAGGAGAAATGCTTTGGCTTCCATTGTTTCTCTTCTGCACAAGAATATGTGTGCCGTGTGAGAGTATATATATAGAGTAATTTGTTGGGAGAAAAAAAGTGTTAAAATATATTCAAAAGTCTTCAACAAACCAACTGAAATGTAATGTAGAGATTCTTGGAGGACAGAAAAGACCTTCCTCTGTTTGCAATTATTAATTCATTAGCTGCGTGTCAGGTTTCATGTCAAGAGTTTAACGAAGACATCGTCGTTTTTGGTACC is a window encoding:
- the LOC140815188 gene encoding serine carboxypeptidase-like 40 is translated as MEAKAFLLLFFTLLLQKKPTESLSTANRLIMRKNPSIDRSLFNASRHFREAVVYSQEGMKESDRIERLPGQPHVTFKQYGGYVTVNRTAGRAFFYYFAEAQNSDKPLPLLLWLNGGPGCSSLAYGAMQELGPFRVLSDGKTLYKNKFAWNYAANVLFLESPAGVGFSYSNTTEDIVTGGDSKTASDNYAFLLNWLERFPEYKNRDFYIAGESYAGHYVPQLAHTILYHNHKANKNIINLKGIMIGNAVINEETDEKGLYEFFASHALMSDQTFNNVMKYCDFSPNSSDESKNCSQAVEEAGENVGNIDIYNIYAPLCANSSITQKPKKTSGMVFDPCSNNYVHAYLNSPEVQQALHANVTKLNYDWEACSDVLKKWLDSPSTIIPLLEEFKSKGLRVWIFSGDIDGRIPVTSTLNSMKQMKLTVKTRWHPWYLAGEVGGYTEVYEGDLTFATVRGAGHQVPSYQPARALSLVMHFLGGTQLPNSSRN